The sequence GATTGTTTCAAAGAGGGGCCCACCTCCCATCGCCTCCTGCTCTCCTGTCCCATGGGTCTCTGCCCAGTGCCCACTTGGTGCTCTGCCTGCCTGACTCTGGTGCCCTTATACGCTGTCCTCAGCCATGTGTGAGATGATAAAGATCATGCAAGAGTACGGGGAGGTGACCTGCTGCCTGGGCAGCTCTGCCAACCTGCGGAACAGCTGCCTCTTCCTCCAGAGCGACATCAGGTCAGGGCGGGACCCTGGAGCCTGCGGgccagcctctacctcccagaccGGAGGATCAGATGGGCCTGCGTGGGGCTGGGGGTGTGTACTATAGCCGACCTCGCCCTGGCTGGGACCAATgcacctgggcatggtgggagaAGAGGGTGGGGTGCCCAGTCCTGTGGGAGATACAGCTGAAGTGTGTGTGTCCCCCACCCTGAGCAGCATTGCCCTGGATCCCCTGTACCCATCCCGTTGCTCCTGGGAGACCTTTGGCTACGCCACCAGCATCAGCATGGCCCAGGCCTCGGATGGCCTTTCTCCCCTGCAGCTGTCAGGGCAGCTCAACAGCCTGCCCTGTTCCCTGACCTTTCGCCAGGAGGAGACCATCAGCATCATCCGGCTTATCGAACAGGTGGGTGCTTCGGCAGGCAAAGGAGGAGAGACGCAGGACAGGACCCGCCTGGGGTGGGAGTAGCAGCAAAGGACCTGTTTGAACCCGGGGACCTCATTCCCCAGCCCTCCGAGCGGGCTCTCCCAGGCAGTTACATTCGCCTCTGCTCCCCTCGTAGAAGCATCCTGGGCGTCTGGCTCTTGGCTAAAGTGTGTCAGCTGTTGGGCCTGGGAGAGGCCAGGTAGACCCAGGCCATAATCTGTCCCTCTTGGTCCCTAGGCTCGGCATGCCACCTATGGCATCCGTAAGTGCTTCCTCTTCCTGCTGCAGTGCCAGCTGACTCTTGTGGTCATCCAGGTGAGGTGGGGCCCGCACAGGCATTGCCCCCGTGCCACTCACCCCTTCACTCAGGGGCCAGCTGAAAATCTGAGGAAGGAGGCTGGGGTTAGCAGTACAGTCAAGGGGTCCCCCCAGAGCCTCTGTGAAGCCCCTGGGCTTTTTGAGCTGACCCTCATTGGCAGAAGAGTATTCCCTCCGGCCCCTGTTCCCTCTGGCAGGATGTGAGCATCTATCTGGGCCCAGGGCAAGGGAGCTCGGGGGCTCCTATGCCCTTATTATTTGCCTGAATTGAACTGTGGCTCTTGGCTTCTTTCCTGGTCTAGTTCCTTTCTTGCCTGGTCCAGCTGCCGCCACTCCTGAGTACCACCGACATCCTGTGGCTGTCCTGCTTTTGCTACCCTCTGCTCAGGTGAGATGCCATGTATCTTCCCCACACCCCATGCCTAAGCAGGAGGTGTCTGGATGTCACTGTGCAGCCCCAGGAGCCCAAGGTTCTGGAACTGCTCAGGTCTCACCTCCTCTGGTACAGGAGGCATGGAGGGAAccccctttgtctttttttttttttttttttttttttttgagatggagtctcgctctgtcacccaggctggagtgcaatggtgcaatctctgctcattgcaacctccgcctcccgggctcaagtgattctcctgcctcagccccctgagtagctgggattacaggcacccactatcatgcctggctaatttttgtatttttagtagagatgggtttttgccatgttggcgaggctggttttgaactcctgacctcaaatgatctgcccatctcagcctcccaaagtgctgggattacaggtgtgagccactgccgtCCAGCCTTTGTTTTATTCCATCCCCTCACCAGACTCGACCTCACGCGCAAGACTCCCTAGAGGTTCCCTCTATGAGAATTGAGGGACAGAGGGTCATTGTCACCATCCCTCTACCTGATCTCTGCTTTTCAGCATCTCTCTGCTGGGGAAGCCCCCCCATAGCTCCATCATGTCTATGGCAACGGGGAAAAACCTCCAGTCCATTCCCAAGAAGGTAAGCAAAACAGACCCTGTGAGCCTTGCAAGTGAGCATGGAAGGGACTGAGGattgggggaggagagaggggctaATCTGGAAGGCTCTGGATGGGGGATTCCAGCAGAACTCCGGCACTTGGTTCCTAGTCTTCCCCCAGATCAAAGAGGAGGTAGTGGCACAGAGCTGGGAAAGACCCTTGCTGGGGCTTGAGCTCCCTATCCCCCCAGGCCTGACCATTTACTAAGAGCCCGTTGAATACGTGGAAGAGCTAGGAGCAGCCGGCAGAGGGGCTGTGCGCCCCAGGAGTGACTGGCCTTGTTCCCGCAGACCCAGCACTACTTCCTGCTCTGCTTCCTGCTCAAGTTCAGCCTCACCATCAGCTCCTGCCTCATCTGCTTTGGCTTCACACTGCAGAGCTTCTGTGACAGCTCCCGGGACCGCAACCTCACCAACTGCTCCTCCGTCATGCTGCCCAGGTGGGTCCCAGCCCCAGAGATCCACCCATCGCCTGCCTCGCCTCGaggcttcctccctccccaccccagcctacCTCCCTGCGGCCCTAGAGGGGCTGAGCCCATGCCTCACTTTGGCAGCAACGACGACAGGGCTCCAGCCTGGTTTGAGGACTTTGCCAATGGACTGCTGTCGGCTCAGAAGCTCACGGCCGCCCTGATTGTCCTGCACACTGGTGAGAGGGCTCCCTGGGAGGGCGTGGATGATGGTGGGAGAGGAGCCCCACTGTGGAAGTCTGACCCCCACATCGCCCCACCTTCCCCAGTCTTCATTTCCATCACCCATGTGCATCGCACCAAGCCCCTGTGGAGAAAGAGCCCCTTGACCAACCTCTGGTGGGCCGTGACAGTGCCTGTGGTGTGAGTATTGCTAGGATGGAGGGCGGAGtgtgggctggggaggagagggcCTTCTGCAGGGCTAGGATCGGAGGGCGGGACCGGGGCCAGTGGTTTAACTGTACCCTGCCTGAGCTAACTGTTGTACTGGGAAGAGCAGGGAAGGAAGCAAGCAGTGTCGGGTTCACACGGGGCCGCCACCTCCTGCAGGCTGCTGGGTCAGGTGGTCCAGACGGCTGTGGACCTGCAGCTGTGGACACACAGGGACAGCCACGTCCACTTTGGCCTGGAGGACGTGCCCCTGCTGACATGGCTCCTGGGCTGCCTGTCCCTGGTCCTTGTGGTGGTGACCAATGAGATCGTGAAGCTACATGAGATTCGGTGAGCTGTCAGCAGGGCGCCTCCCTCTGGGCTCAGGCATGTTCCCTAAACCTGTTACTCCCTTGGCGACACTCCCCCACCTTTCCGCtgcccatccctccctcctcctctggtGTCCTGCCCCGGCCCCTGGTCTAAGGATCTTTGCCAACCTGTACTTTAATCTCCTGCCCCACCAGGGTCCGAGTCCGCTACCAGAAGCGACAGAAGCTGCAGTTTGAAACTAAGCTGGGCATGAACTCTCCCTTCTGAGCCACTGGCTGTGGTGGCTGTAGTTGCCCCCGTCCCTGGGGCTAAAGCCAGACCCATTTCTGAACAGGGGAGTTTGTATCATGAATGTTTCCAGGTTTGCTCCTGCACCCGTGGCACTGGAAACCCAGCTCCCCGTGTCAGACCCCGCTGTCTTCCTGAGCCCTGGGGCTCACTGTGGAGGAGCTGACGGCCTGGGCCCTTGGCCAGTCCTGGCTCTTCCCTGGGCCTCACCAGGGACACTCTTGAATGTATGGCCTCAGGCGCTCCCTAGAGGGGCCCTAAACCCCCTCACCTGTGAGCTACCCCCTTTAGGGATCCCTTGCCCCCTTGGAGATCCCTTGCCCCCCAGTGCCTCTGCTCGTGGGTCCCTGGACACGGCCTTGAAGCCAACCTTCTTTGGAGGAGCAACAGCAGCAGCCTTGGCCGACGCGTCCAACTCCCAAGGCTGCCGTGGAGGGCAGGGGGGTGGTGCTTGCCTGGATGTGGCCCCGAgtgcctcccctccctccctctgtgggGGAGTCTCCCGCCTGAACCTGAAGATGGAGCAGGGCCCCCGCTTCGCCCTGGAGcctcttcctgtgcctggctcaagcTGGCTGCCTGTCAGTCTTGGGGAATCTGGCCCAGGTCTCCTCAGCCTCTGCCCCAGTTCTGGGAGAAGTTTCTACTGGTGTATATTTTTTACTGGAAATGAGCCTTTTAGGAATGAATGTAGACTGGTTTGTATTAAAATGTGTCAATTGCTAAGAAATACCTGTGGCTGGTCTGTAAGGCCACTCCAGGGTCTGCCCACCCCCGGCGGTGGCTGGCAAAGGGAGGCCTAAACCTTCCTCCATCTACGCGGGTGGGTCCCTCAGGTCTGGCTCAGGCGAGACCCCTAGGGTCAGGGGTCCCCATGTCACAGAGGCAAACACACAGCCCAGTCACGTGGAATGGTGTTTTCATTGGTGTTAGTTGGGGGAAGAGGTTAATGGTTACAGAGCCAGGGCCTGGGCCAATGGGGTCAGGCTCTCCCTGCCCTCAGGTGGGCAGTCGGGGCTCCTGCTGTGGTCCGAAGCCCCTCCCCCATTGTGTCCTCTCAGGCAGTTGATAgaataaattccatttaaaatatatgcatttctCTCTGcttagaaaataacatttacaatTGAAAAGTTAGGACTTGTGGGATCTGTTAACCCCACTGCCTCCCACCCCTGCTAGCCCTGCCTCAGTGAGGGAAGGCGGGGGCAGGAGCTGCCTGGGCACCACCGCTGTGTATTTACATGTCCTCTGTACACCTACGGAGAGGGGGCCCGGCCAGACACacgcctcctccagcctctcagGGCCTGGGCAGGATGGTGGGTGGCAAGAGGCATTCCCTTGGCACAACTTGGGACATGGGCTGGGGGGTACAGAGAAAGCACCCCCAAAGCCCCACCCCTACTTCCTCCCTGAGGAGAGAGCTCTTACCAGGGTCCCTGTCCAGGAGCAGGGCTGTCCTGCTCAATCGATCAAACCCTGGGAGGGGCTTTGCTGAGATGCAGCGGAGGTCCCTCGCTAGTCAGGTTCTAAGGTGGGCTGCCCCACAAGAGCTGTGGTGCCCACAGCCGCGGGCTGAGTGGGAAGGGGCCCTGCTAGGAGGGGCACTTCAGCCTGACCAGCCCTTGGCCCGTCCCTAGGGTGGCAGGGGCCTCTTCTGTGCTGGGGCAAAGGCAGTGGACTTCGGCAGGTCACAGTGGGCACTGCTGGAGGGCTCAGTCCAGCATGGCGTCCAGCTGGTCAGCCAGGGCGTCGAACATGGTGCTGATGTCATCCAGAATGTGCTTGGTGGAGGCGCTGGGGGTGCTGCAGCAAGGGGAAGGATGCGGTCAGATCAGCCAGTGGCCTGCACCCCACTGGCCCTGGGGCAGGGAGCTGTCATAGCTcccagaggctcagggaggcaAGGGACCGGCCAGGCTCCTGTGCCTCTTAAATGGTAGCCACCAGGATTCCCTGATCTAGGTGATTTCAACACCTGGCCTCTTATCCCGTTAGTGCCTGCAATGTCCCCCTCCAACATCCCCATGATCCCTGGGCAGAGGATGCAGGGAGCACTGTTTCTCTGcagccttctctccctccccatccgGCCCCCCTCACCCCTCTTGCTCCTTGGTGCCAATGCTCTTCTCTGCGGCTCTCAGTGCAGCTGCCAGGGACGAGCTGGTCTGCTCCAGTCTCTGCTGGGCCTGGCCTGGGCCCACAGTCCCAGTGCTCTCAGGCCGTGGAGGAGGCACTGGGCGGGGGCCGAGCCGGGGCGCTAGCTTAGGGCCAGAAAATGCCAGCTGGGTGCAGGCCACCGACACAGGCTTGGGGGCTGTTCCTGCAGAGACAAAAAGGTTGGCTTGGGACTTGGCTGGGTCAGACACAACCCTGCCAGCAGTGACTCTCCCACAGGCCTCCCCTCTTACCTGCTCCGGGCACCTTGAGGAGGGCAGCAGGGGCGGCCGGGGGTTCTGTCTCCCCATTCCACCGACTAGCTGCTGAGCTTTCCAGACCTGGCCCTGGGCAGGGCGGCACTGGAGGCTGCATGGCGGGGCTGGGAGCAAGGGGGGTTGGAACTCCTTGGGCTGGAAGGCTGCTGGGCTCGGGCTGGGGAAGGCTAGAAGCTGGAGGAGACTCGCCAGGAGTTGGGGAAGGCAGTGGGGCAGCGGGGCCAGGCGTGGCACTGGCCACTCCGAAGGCCAGCAGTGCGGTCTGCAGTGGCTCTCTCTCCCGGCACTTGGGCCTCCGCTTAACAGTGTCTGATTCCGTGAGGTTGAAATCGAGGCCGGGGGGCACGGGTGTCTCTCGGGGCGGGGGGCCAGCGGGCTTCGGGCGCTGTTTGATGGTCAGGTTCCCTTCCTCTGCAAACGGCAGCCCTTCCCCAGAGCTGCCCCGAGATGGGGGCGTCCCCTCAgggcctggctcctcctcctccgtGTCTGACGCGGGCCCAGCCGGGGCAGGTGGGCCAGGGGGCTCTGAGGGGCCAGCAGGTTCACTCAGTGTTCGCCTTCGGGGCCCTGTGGCCCCTTCCTTGGGCCCTGGGCTCTCATCTAGTGGAGGTGGCTCCGGGCTGGGGCCAGAGACGGAGCTGAGGCGcttggggggcgggggcggggggcctTTGCGCCGGGCCCGCAGGGCAAAGGACTGGCTGCGAGGAGTCCCCCGAGCTGGGGTTGGGGTCACACTAGGACTGGTCCGGACAAGGGCACTGCGTCCTGGCCGCCGGGTAAGGGTAGCATAACTGCCTAGGGTGCTGCCCACTGGCCCTTCGGCCTCCCCCTCAGCATCCCCCTCTGTGGGGCCAGGGCGGCTTAGGCTGTGGGACCGGCGCTTAGGTCGAGGCGGGTCTGGGGGAGTGGCAGGGGGCCCGGCCAAGTAGGAGAAGGCCCAGGGTGCGCCAGGAGGTGGCCCTGGGGCCGGGCTAGAGGGTGAGCCCTGGGGGTACATAAAAACATAGGGTGGGGGTCCTTGGCCAGGAAGTGAAGAACAAAGCTTAGGGGGCCGCTCTGTGCCCTCTGGGAGGTTCCTCTCCTGGGGGGGGCTGGGATCTCCACCGCTGGGCTGTGGGGCAGGCTGTTCCTGTGAGTGGCCAGACCCCCGTGAGCGTGCCCCGATGCTCTCCTGGCTGGGAGAGCGGGCAGGTGGGAGGGGGAGTGGTTCAGGGCCACCCCCTGCCATGGCCGCCTGTAGCTCTGGGCTTAGTTCGCTGCCCTGGAAGGTGAGGAGCCGTGGGCCAGCTGTAGCTGGGCCTTCTCCGTTCTCCAGTCCCTCGATGGCCATCAGCTCCGGACCCTTGGCCAGCCGGCGCCCGCCTTCGCTGAGGGCCTCCCCCTGCAGCAGGCCCCGCCGAAGCTCCGCCAGCCGCTTCACCCCCAGCATGAGCTTCTTCTGATGCCCTGAGATGGGGGACGGAAGTGGCAAGGTTAGCTGGGGCTGGGGTTGTCCTGGTCACCGCTGGGCCCCATACTGTCTTCTCTTGGAGACCCCGGAGGCAGGTGGGGGCCCAGCCAGGCCTCAGGACAGTCCTTACCGAGCTTGTTGACCCCAATCTCCTGCAGCTCCTCCCAGGTGAGGTCGGCCACCAGCCCCATGGAGTCGTAGCCGCTGCTCACCAGCTGCTTGTGGTACTGTGGCAGCCCCAGTGCACACAGCCACTCCAGCAGGTCCGTCTGGAAGAGCACCGTCCTCAGAACAACTCCCAGCCAGCCTCCGCCCCCAGCCAGAGGAGAAAAGGCACCGCAAAGCCACAGCTGAGGGTGACAGCACGTGCCCCACTCCCCAGCCACCCTTGATGGCTCACTGGGATGTAGCTGGGCAGCCACTCGGCGATGCTGAGCTGAGCGATCTCTGAGGCGATCTTCTTCCTGTGCCCAGGCTTGGTCACCCCGATGGCCGTCAGGTCCTGCCACACAAAGTCTGGCCATCAGGCCCCTCCCCCGCCTGCTGGGCCCTCCCCCGCCCGCTGGGTGCTGCTTCCCGGCTGCAGCACCCACCTCAGGTGTCATGCGGCTGATGGTAGGCACATCATAGCCGGCCTGCAGAAAGTGGGCAGTGTAGCCCTCCAGCTGGAACTCGCTTAGCCAGTTATGAATGGCCTGCGCGTCCTgcggggtgggggaagggggcagAATTAGCAGGAGCTGGACCAAGGCCCTAGCCCCCACCAGGGGCTCAGGACCTGCCTGAGCGGGGCTTCAGTCCATACAGAGGCTCTTGCCTCTACCCTGCCCTACCCACCCCGAGGCCCACAGTGCACCCCGTGGAGGTCACACCTTCCCCCCCGAGGCCCACGGTGCACCCCGTGGAGGTCACACCTTCCCCCCCGAGGCCCACGGTGCACCCCGTGGAGGTCACACCTTCCCCTCCAGCAGCTGTTCTGGCCGCACGTCCTGGGTGAAGATCTGCTCCCCAGAGCGGCAGTTGGCCAGAGGGCGGTGGCTCAGGTTGTCttcaaggagagagaaaaatggaatggaaaggtggCAGGAGGAAGGGGTGCCCACCCTCGGCCTCCTTACTTGCACCTCTCCTAGCCAACCCAGGTCCCCTGACCCTTCCTACCTGCCAGGGACGGCGGGTGGAGTCCTGGCAGCACCTGGTCCTCTCCAGCAGAGGGCAGTGGCTGGAGGAGACAGGGCAGGAGCCAACTCAGCATTTGGGGAACTGGCAGTGGGGAGTGAGCCCTGACCTGGTCCGTGACCCCATCATCCTACCTGGGCGTTCTCAATCAGGAGGCCAGGGCCATGGCCATTAGTGCCCTCAGAGCTCTGCCCGCTGCCGGCACTGCGGATGCTGCCCACGCTGCCCTCACTGCCCACACTATTCCTGTCACCTGCTGTGGGGGGCAGAAGCCAAGGGGTCAGAGTCCCAAGTGTCGCTCTGACAGCTGTCTGGCAGCTTGCCCAGGCCACACGCCCACACAGTGCCCAGCACTGCCCCCTGGGAGGATGTACCTGGGCTGTCTGGGCTGAGGCCCACCCGAGGAAGCTGGCTGTAGGTAAGAGGGTGCGGGGGTTCTTCGGCAGGAGGCTGCGGTGTCCGGGAGAAGCCTGGGCGCAGGGGGGTGGGTGCGGAGGGGAGGCGGGCTGCAGGGATGCCCACCCGCTTGCTGACCACCTCGACAATGCCCGGGGGGAAGTAGCCTATGCGGTCTGTGCCCCTCTGGCTCTCGTGGATGTGGCCCTTCCAGCGGCCGTCGGGATGCTGTTCTAGCACCTGCGGccaggggtggggggcggggacgGTCACTCCCAGCACCAGGCAAGTGGCAAACGGTTGTCCCTGCAGCTGCGGTCCGGCAACCCTGGTCCAGCTCTTTCCCTACCCCTAAGGAGCTGGCCTCTGATGCCCACACTGGCCCAAGTTCCGCCCCTGCTGCCAGCAGCCAGCTCAATCTCCCCTGTGCCTCCAGGGCGAGCCCCAGTGGCAGCCCGTGGTCAAATCACAGCTCCactacttgctagctgtgtgaccttgggcaagtcacttgaatttctcttgattttattttgtttaattctcaattttgtcatctgtaaagaaGAAATGCTAACAGCACTGCCTTCCCTGGCTTTAAGAAGAATTAAATGAGGGTGCATATAGAGACCTCAGAGCAGAACGTGGTAACATAGCAGGTGCCCAAATAAGTAACAGCAATCATTTGTATTTGCAAAGGAATGCCTGCTTGGGGTCCCTCACCGTGATGACATCCCCTGCCCGGACATTGAGAGCAGTGGGATCGTGGAGGTTCCAGAAATCCTTGAGCGCTCGGACCTTCAGGATCCCTGAGGCCTCTAAGAAAACGGGGTGGGGGACAGGTGTCATCTAAGGGTCCTTAGGGCATCTTCCCACCCCTCATGCCCTTGACAACCCTCCCCCAGGGACGTCCACTCCCCCTCCACATCCTGGTACCACTTGAGCGGCCCCAGGCCCCCTGGGCAGGGTATCCTCCCCCGCACTCACCCCGCAGTAGCTGCTTGATTTCCCGGCTGGCCTGGGAGGTGGTGAACTGATTCACTATGTCCAGCGCCGTCTGGTTATACGTATTCCGGATGTTCACGTCCACACCTCCCTGGGTGCACAGTGTCACATGAGCACACGCTAAGCACTTTGACACCCCTCACCCGATTCTCTCAGCTACCCGGGACATAGGTACTATTACCATTTTccgattttacagatgaggacatagAGGCTCAGGGACTCAGTCAAGGACAAGCTCAAGTTCACTCAGCTAGTAAGAGGCAGATCTGGGGTGCCAATCAGGTTGGTCTGCCCCCGATCCATCTGCACCGCCTCGGCACCATTCAGAAGGAAGTCAGGCCTCTTTCCTGACGCCCATGCAAAAACCACGCTGGAGTCCTCCGTCCCGTACCTCCCCAGCCAGTCAGGGGCACAGGGCAGAGGCTCCATGGACACCTGCGAGGGAGCAGGGGCCCATACCCACCTCCAGAAGCAGCCGCACCACCTCGGTCTTGCCATACAGTGCGGCCTCGTGGAGCGCCGTACCCGTCTTGGTCTGGCGGTTGATCTCGATCCCAGCTCTCAGGAGCTGCCTGCAGTGGACGGGGGGAGTCACGGGGGAGGTGGCGTAGGAGGGGGTGCTGACTGCTGGgggcctgggagatggagagCCCGGGTGAAAAGGGCAGTGGGGGAGAGCACTGAGGGGCACCGATGGTCCCGCAGGCAGGTGATGAGGAAGCGAGGGGACCCCAAGGGTACCTGATGACTTCTCTGTGGCCATTCTTGGCAGCCAAGTGCAGGGGCGTGGTGTAGTTGGGGTCACACGGGTCTTTGGCCTCACCCTCCAGCAGTGCCACACATAAGTGGCTGTTCAGAAGCAGCTGGGCCACCTGCAGCACCCAGTGCCCAGTTAGAGCCTCCTCCTGAGACCCTGTAGATGTCCAGGACCCAGCACCCCAAGGCTGCAGGCCTCACCTTGAGTCGGCCAAATTCACAGGCCAGGTCCAGGGGCGTCTTCTTGGCCTTGTTGACCAGGCATGGGTTGGACTGATGCTGGAGGAGCATTTCtgactggggttgggggagccGAGTGAGGGGGCCTGGCCTGTCCGgcaccccaccctgccctgcgCCACGCCCCTGTGGGCAGCCTCACGTACCACCTCATAATGTCCATACTGTGCAGCCAGGTGCAGGGGGATCTGTCCGTCCAGCGAGGCGGCATTGACAGCCGCAGAGGCGCGCAGCAGCAGCCTCACAGGCTCCAGCCGGCCCTGCCAGGCTGCGTAGTGCAGCGGGCGCATGCCTGGCAGGAGGAAAGGGTTTCTGAGGGAGGTCCTGGGACGGCGTTGGGGGTGGAGAGGAACTGAGCAGAGTACGGAGCCAGCCCAGCTGGGAGGGCAGAGAGCCCACGGGGATGCAATGCTGGCTCTATCCAGGTGTGCTTAGGAAGAGGTTCGGCTCGACAGGGCTGAAGCCAGAGTCCTGCTGTGCCCACTGTGGATCATGATGACCCCAGGACAGCAACAACACCTCGCTGAGcctcaacctactcatctgaatAATGGGATGTTAGTACCACTCGCCTATGCAAGAAGGCTGTGAAGAGTAAACGGGGAAAAGCCACTTGCAAGCCCAGAGACGCTGTGCTAGCATCTATTAGCATTGCTACGTTGTCATAGGAGCAAGCTCTGGTCCCAGGGTCTGGGTAGGGCCCCTACCTGCCCAGGGTGGGGGTCGGGGGCACATGGGGGTCTCACCATTGCTGTCCTTGATGTCAACAGTGGCCTGAGCCTCTAGCAGCAAGGCTATGAGCTCCAGGCTGCCCCCCAAAGCAGCGTGGTGGAGGGCAGAGAATCTGATGTGGGAGGACACAAAGTTAGGGGTGTTGGtgggcagcccccacccccaaatcctGGTCTTCCATACCCGAACCTATCCTGGGGGCTGGCAGGGATGGGTTACTGGCCCCCCCAACCCCAGCAGCCCTGCCGTGGGAGCGCAGTGGCTGAGCCACAGCATGAAAGGGCTCAGTGTCTGCACTGAGAGGCCCGTTTGTCTCGCCCCCCCGCCTCCCAGCTGGCCCAGGGGAGGGGGCCGTGGGAGCAGGAGCCTGAGGGCTCCTACCCTCCAGGGAGAAAAGGGGGCCCCAAAGGAATCTGACCCCAGGAGGCCCTGCGGAGAGGCACCAGGGCCCCTCCCCTCACTCAGGGCTAACTCCACGGGCGGGCGGGtgccccctccctccagcccaggGACAGGGCCCACAGCTCGCAGCAAATACACTTCCAGGGCCAAGTCTGAGAGGGAAAGGGACCCTGGGCCTCAGGATCTTtccctccagccccacccctggGGCTCTACTGCCCCCACCCAGCAGCTCTGCAGAGGGACAGGGGCTCCCACTCACCCATCAGCATCCTGGTAGTTCACGTTGAGCCTCTTTGTGGAGCCCAGGAGCTCTAGGGGTCAGGATAGGAGGTGTCAGGGCCATCAGATGACTGCCCTCACTCAGCATCCCTCCCCCCACCTGTCACAGCCCGGCTGACCTCTTGGCGTGCAGGAAAGCACCTGCCCCATGGCCTTCCGCCTGTCCCGTCCCTGTGGCTCCCCACCCTGGCCCACCGGCCCAGCAGCATGAGGGCAGTGAGGGCAGGATGCTGCTGCGGCAGTGGGCTGGCTTCCCCTCGCCCCAGTCCCGCTTGTTTATAGAGCCAAAGAGGGCGGGGGGTGGGACTGGCACGATGTGCCCTCAGTGGACAGGCCCACGGTGTGCATGGTTAGCATTCCTGCCTGAATGGGCCAGGCAGCGAGTCATGTTGTCCTACTGGGccgaggggtggggagagagaaggaaagaggcacTAGGTATTCAAGGGCAGGCCACGATGCCCAGTCCTGGGGCATCCCAGAGGAAGGTGACATTAGACAGACCTCTACCCAACACTGGCTCTGCCAggcaccagctgtgtgactgtgacaagtcatttaacctcccATGCTCAGtgtcctcaactgtaaaatgagctGATCAGAACCTGCTCACGGGGGCTGTGAGTACAGTGCCTGACCTTGTCATATGCAAAGACAGGAGCTCTCAACATCTAGCCCTCCTGACATGTGGGCAAATACCATCCCGATGTTAGGGCGATGGTCCTCCAACAAGAGCTGGCACAGGGCCCATACTGTCCCCACTGGGATCTCCATGGGTGCTCAGACTGCCCGGGGAGTCACTGCTACTGCTGACTCCACACCTCCAGGGTCTTGGCTGAGATGTCCATGCCCTGGACAAGGACTCTGCAGGTTGGTGGCAAGAGGAGCTGGGGCCACCCCCTCTCGGGGCAGGGTTCAGGCAGGTGTGCTCCCTGCGAGAGCCAGGGAACTGGTGGGAGTGGCTCTTGAAGtgctggggagggaaggaaggcctGTCATGGGTGGCCCCTGCCTCCTGCTAGAACCCACCCTGCAGGGAAGGAGTGGGCCTGgcttggccaggctgggcagAGTGCCAAGTGTGCTGGCCCAGGCCTGCCCCCCAGGCTCTGGTGGACCCCTGAATACCCCAGTAGCCTGGGGAAGACAGGGCTTCATTCCAACAGGGAGGGGAGGGACCAACCTGGCAGTAGGGAACATggcacagggagggaggggacagcTACATTGAGGGCCAAACTGAAGGACACTGTGCCACAAAGGTAAAGACAGAGCCAGGGAGGGACAAAGCGCTAAAGGGGTTGTGGCCACTGGGAAGAAACACAGACC comes from Homo sapiens chromosome 17, GRCh38.p14 Primary Assembly and encodes:
- the CASKIN2 gene encoding caskin-2 isoform a (isoform a is encoded by transcript variant 1); its protein translation is MGREQDLILAVKNGDVTGVQKLVAKVKATKTKLLGSTKRLNVNYQDADGFSALHHAALGGSLELIALLLEAQATVDIKDSNGMRPLHYAAWQGRLEPVRLLLRASAAVNAASLDGQIPLHLAAQYGHYEVSEMLLQHQSNPCLVNKAKKTPLDLACEFGRLKVAQLLLNSHLCVALLEGEAKDPCDPNYTTPLHLAAKNGHREVIRQLLRAGIEINRQTKTGTALHEAALYGKTEVVRLLLEGGVDVNIRNTYNQTALDIVNQFTTSQASREIKQLLREASGILKVRALKDFWNLHDPTALNVRAGDVITVLEQHPDGRWKGHIHESQRGTDRIGYFPPGIVEVVSKRVGIPAARLPSAPTPLRPGFSRTPQPPAEEPPHPLTYSQLPRVGLSPDSPAGDRNSVGSEGSVGSIRSAGSGQSSEGTNGHGPGLLIENAQPLPSAGEDQVLPGLHPPSLADNLSHRPLANCRSGEQIFTQDVRPEQLLEGKDAQAIHNWLSEFQLEGYTAHFLQAGYDVPTISRMTPEDLTAIGVTKPGHRKKIASEIAQLSIAEWLPSYIPTDLLEWLCALGLPQYHKQLVSSGYDSMGLVADLTWEELQEIGVNKLGHQKKLMLGVKRLAELRRGLLQGEALSEGGRRLAKGPELMAIEGLENGEGPATAGPRLLTFQGSELSPELQAAMAGGGPEPLPLPPARSPSQESIGARSRGSGHSQEQPAPQPSGGDPSPPQERNLPEGTERPPKLCSSLPGQGPPPYVFMYPQGSPSSPAPGPPPGAPWAFSYLAGPPATPPDPPRPKRRSHSLSRPGPTEGDAEGEAEGPVGSTLGSYATLTRRPGRSALVRTSPSVTPTPARGTPRSQSFALRARRKGPPPPPPKRLSSVSGPSPEPPPLDESPGPKEGATGPRRRTLSEPAGPSEPPGPPAPAGPASDTEEEEPGPEGTPPSRGSSGEGLPFAEEGNLTIKQRPKPAGPPPRETPVPPGLDFNLTESDTVKRRPKCREREPLQTALLAFGVASATPGPAAPLPSPTPGESPPASSLPQPEPSSLPAQGVPTPLAPSPAMQPPVPPCPGPGLESSAASRWNGETEPPAAPAALLKVPGAGTAPKPVSVACTQLAFSGPKLAPRLGPRPVPPPRPESTGTVGPGQAQQRLEQTSSSLAAALRAAEKSIGTKEQEGTPSASTKHILDDISTMFDALADQLDAMLD